The proteins below are encoded in one region of Silene latifolia isolate original U9 population chromosome 2, ASM4854445v1, whole genome shotgun sequence:
- the LOC141644363 gene encoding uncharacterized protein LOC141644363 has protein sequence MVVAEGQIVLDKKNDECAENHQAEISGPKKWTLASIEYSVLQYAVSATVDVLFFNKDDEFDLLTEEDEQEMEYRRLKEFDKFDLIHYDRRECEDGVVADVFGSVSAFCNITNEERNPSVSLFSKSLEKAVRVKSGDFIPLSRSLVIVPAYSSSLAVEVNLSLGNIEEPLASGMLEFHPECEWTFKKDLYGKHGRVRVRVTWNHAYDQQLYHEKKVGYQKHVRLSGECHKIDLFSVAVHSKESRDFSFYGTVDANDLNEFCMYSKDESCPQVCPQAGALALLKGPHSRSIRTGDYFSLNVHLKDGTTGGEISDGQAAWDAHLISSWNNRRLCSVIRGDVGFAAVHYSAFSHAHSALVNVKLYGEELPGYVYGKIVARYSTYEYSAAYEKKYFQNTLFDSHSEDDGLQPEAVECGADLPLLKSIVSLPNASNLIIEVDLAVASQPVFDGNVPQTLLKGSVELTRDQRQKQLKAKTFYIELSMSILPRDSLLELLS, from the coding sequence ATGGTTGTTGCCGAAGGACAGATTGTTTTGGATAAAAAAAATGACGAATGCGCGGAAAATCACCAGGCAGAAATTTCCGGGCCCAAGAAGTGGACGTTAGCTAGCATTGAATATTCCGTTTTACAGTATGCTGTTTCAGCAACTGTCGATGTCTTATTCTTCAACAAAGATGATGAGTTTGATCTCTTAACTGAGGAGGATGAGCAAGAAATGGAGTATCGTCGTTTgaaggagtttgataagtttgaTCTGATCCATTACGACAGACGAGAGTGTGAAGATGGCGTTGTTGCCGATGTTTTTGGAAGTGTTTCCGCTTTTTGCAATATCACTAACGAAGAGAGAAACCCCTCGGTTTCACTGTTTTCGAAGTCTCTTGAAAAAGCTGTGCGTGTTAAGTCAGGTGATTTCATTCCGCTGTCAAGATCGCTTGTCATTGTACCTGCTTACTCATCTTCTCTTGCTGTTGAAGTGAATCTGTCACTTGGGAACATCGAGGAACCATTGGCTTCGGGCATGTTAGAGTTCCACCCTGAATGCGAGTGGACTTTTAAGAAGGACCTTTATGGAAAACATGGGCGTGTCCGAGTGCGAGTGACCTGGAATCATGCATATGATCAACAGCTTTACCATGAAAAGAAAGTGGGATATCAAAAACATGTAAGGTTGAGCGGTGAATGTCACAAAATTGATTTGTTTTCGGTAGCTGTTCATAGCAAAGAATCCAGGGATTTCAGTTTCTATGGAACAGTTGATGCAAACGACCTGAATGAATTTTGCATGTACAGCAAAGATGAGAGCTGCCCCCAAGTTTGCCCCCAAGCGGGCGCACTTGCACTTTTAAAAGGCCCTCATTCCCGCAGTATCAGGACAGGGGACTATTTTTCGTTAAATGTGCATCTTAAGGACGGTACAACCGGGGGTGAGATTAGTGACGGTCAGGCGGCATGGGACGCTCACTTGATCTCGTCCTGGAATAATAGACGGTTGTGTTCAGTTATTCGAGGTGATGTAGGTTTTGCTGCAGTCCACTACAGTGCCTTCAGTCATGCTCACTCAGCTCTAGTGAATGTTAAACTTTATGGTGAAGAATTGCCAGGATATGTTTACGGGAAGATTGTTGCTCGCTATAGCACATATGAGTATTCAGCTGCATATGAGAAGAAATACTTTCAGAATACACTGTTTGATAGCCATTCAGAAGATGATGGATTGCAGCCAGAAGCGGTAGAATGTGGCGCAGATCTGCCGTTGTTGAAATCTATAGTCTCTTTGCCCAATGCTTCCAACCTTATCATTGAAGTTGACTTAGCTGTGGCTTCGCAGCCAGTTTTTGATGGCAATGTTCCCCAAACATTATTGAAAGGCAGCGTGGAACTCACACGCGACCAACGTCAGAAGCAGTTAAAGGCCAAAACGTTTTACATAGAGCTCTCTATGAGCATCCTTCCTCGGGATTCTCTCTTAGAATTACTATCCTGA